A stretch of Acidobacteriota bacterium DNA encodes these proteins:
- a CDS encoding tetratricopeptide repeat protein — protein sequence MRATPRAPKRGARQSAPSQSSNRTWLVFVVLVAITVLAYAPVWNGGMLWDDDAHVTRSALRSVEGLWRIWFEVGATQQYYPVLHSTFWALHRVFGDQTLGYHLVNATLHGLSAGLFVVLLRRLQVPGAILAGVVFALHPVHVESVAWITELKNTLSGFWYLGAALVYLRFDTERRGALYAGALLLFVLAVLTKSVTVTLPAAILVVLWWQRGSLRWREDVAPLVPFFVIGIAAGFGTIWVEREYIGASGPAFDFSFIERGLIAGRALVFYVATLLWPVNLTFVYPRWDVSQSVWWQYLFPLAVLIVLAWCWSVRTRTRAPLVVALLFAGTLFPALGFFNVYPFIFSFVADHFQYLASLSLIAGAAAGLATLSGGWRSGQPWRGPACIVAIAAVLATMTWRQSREYVGAEVLYAATIEKNPDAWMAHLNLGWLRLQRGELEAAVRDTETALRLEPNLPQGHNNLGSALRSLARFDAAERAYREALRLKPDDLDTRYNLGLVLIDLGRPGEATGHIQAYLLQHPEDAAAYGQLGDAHQSMNRLGDAIVAYRASIKINPRDARVRTNLGSALGREGRLPEAIAEFTEALRLDPTYEPAARNLALARSRLGGG from the coding sequence ATGCGCGCGACGCCACGGGCCCCAAAGCGAGGCGCCAGACAATCAGCACCATCTCAGTCGTCCAACCGGACGTGGCTTGTGTTCGTCGTGCTCGTCGCCATCACCGTGCTGGCCTACGCGCCGGTCTGGAACGGCGGGATGTTGTGGGATGACGATGCGCATGTGACACGGAGTGCGCTGCGATCGGTCGAAGGGTTATGGCGCATCTGGTTTGAGGTGGGCGCCACCCAGCAGTACTACCCCGTGCTGCACTCCACATTCTGGGCCCTGCATCGCGTCTTCGGAGACCAGACGCTTGGCTATCACCTGGTGAATGCCACGCTTCACGGGTTGTCCGCAGGTCTCTTCGTCGTGCTCCTGCGCCGGCTTCAGGTGCCAGGCGCCATTCTGGCGGGCGTGGTCTTCGCCCTGCACCCGGTGCATGTGGAATCAGTCGCGTGGATCACCGAACTGAAGAACACGCTGTCGGGATTCTGGTATCTCGGCGCGGCACTCGTGTATCTGCGTTTCGATACGGAACGCCGAGGGGCGCTGTACGCCGGTGCGCTGTTGCTGTTTGTGCTCGCGGTGCTGACGAAGTCGGTGACGGTGACGCTGCCGGCCGCGATTCTTGTGGTGCTGTGGTGGCAACGCGGCTCACTCCGGTGGCGGGAGGATGTCGCCCCGCTCGTGCCTTTCTTTGTGATCGGCATTGCCGCAGGCTTTGGGACGATCTGGGTCGAGCGCGAGTACATCGGGGCTTCGGGTCCAGCCTTCGATTTCAGTTTCATTGAACGTGGTTTGATCGCGGGTCGCGCCCTTGTGTTTTATGTCGCGACGCTGCTGTGGCCAGTGAACCTGACGTTTGTATACCCGCGCTGGGATGTCAGCCAGTCTGTGTGGTGGCAGTACCTCTTTCCGTTGGCTGTGCTGATTGTGCTGGCGTGGTGCTGGAGTGTGCGAACGCGCACACGGGCGCCGCTCGTCGTCGCGCTCCTGTTCGCGGGCACCTTGTTTCCGGCGCTGGGCTTCTTCAACGTCTACCCGTTCATCTTTTCGTTTGTGGCCGATCACTTTCAGTACCTCGCCAGCCTGAGCCTGATCGCCGGCGCGGCCGCGGGACTGGCCACGTTGTCTGGAGGGTGGAGGTCCGGCCAGCCATGGCGAGGGCCCGCCTGCATCGTGGCAATCGCAGCAGTGCTCGCGACAATGACGTGGCGTCAGAGCCGCGAGTACGTCGGCGCCGAGGTTCTGTATGCCGCAACCATCGAGAAGAATCCCGATGCCTGGATGGCGCACCTGAACCTGGGATGGTTGCGGCTTCAGCGAGGGGAACTTGAGGCCGCTGTCCGCGACACCGAGACCGCGCTTCGCCTCGAGCCGAACCTTCCGCAGGGCCACAACAATCTCGGCAGTGCGCTTCGAAGCCTCGCGCGGTTTGATGCGGCTGAGCGTGCGTACCGCGAGGCGCTGCGCCTGAAGCCCGACGACCTGGACACGCGCTATAACCTCGGCCTGGTCCTGATCGATCTCGGCCGGCCCGGTGAGGCCACCGGTCACATCCAGGCCTATCTTCTTCAGCATCCCGAAGATGCCGCGGCCTATGGCCAGCTTGGAGACGCCCATCAGTCGATGAACCGTCTCGGTGATGCGATTGTGGCGTATCGCGCATCGATCAAGATCAATCCGCGCGACGCCCGCGTGCGCACCAACCTTGGAAGCGCACTGGGCCGGGAGGGGCGCCTGCCCGAAGCGATCGCTGAATTCACCGAAGCGTTGAGGCTGGATCCGACCTACGAGCCCGCCGCAAGAAACCTCGCCCTCGCCCGCTCACGCCTTGGCGGGGGATAA
- a CDS encoding sialidase produces the protein MTMSVAMFAIPITSSFDTAPAVNAAAPEDGEMFQGRGGGGGGAQIQAVDPLKFRYMGPAPAGRIASVVGVPGDPTTYYLGNASGGIWKSTDSGATFVPVFDDMPVQAIGALALSSSDHNQVWAGTGEGWVIRPSDVMGDGVYKSIDAGATWTHMGLKDTGRIGRVIVHPTDPNIVYVCAVGRATGPQQERGVFKTVDGGKSWTHSLFVNQDTGCSGLSMDAKNPNILIAGSWQLVQRTWQQYSGGPGSAVYITKDAGATWKKVENGMPRSPVGKIDVAIAPSDSNRMYALIQTADQGSLWRSDDGGTSFKVVSWDRSLIGRAGYYIRLGVNPQNPDDVIVMNSGFHRSSDGGKLFPGSGGCGDCHDVWFDPTDGTRYVLTDDGGATIFTSAGSRGVRLPNGQMYHVAVDNRVPYWIYSNRQDDGTMRGPSTSPEQTGNGRLGGPEPVAPAAAPGRGGGGGGGRGGRAGGPAWDTYLGGCESGFTQPQPDNADIVWGSCYGNKLTRFDARQGTARSVSPSMITFDSAPNLSKHRCHWTAPVAFDQFEPTTVYYGCEVIFKTSNEGQSWVEISPDLSTRDPRLIVASGGVVQDNLGQYAGATVYAIASSPRERGLLWAGTNDGKVWYTRNGGGNWVDVSANLKGMPDLGTITQIWPSTFDAATAIVTVDGHVNDNRRPYIFKTTDYGATWSSVVGDLPTGHPLDYVLSTIENSNRPGMLFAGTGRAFYYSMDNGAHWTRFKEGLPASPVTWVVYEPRYHDVVLSTYGRGLYILPDITVLEQTGQPTAPPATKLFTPRAGFRQARAGSADFTFSLAAAPTGPVKMEILNSVGEVIRTQSIAGGRAGLNRVSWNLQYEPAKMVEIRTTPRENQYIWEEPDFSGKEVRMVMHWGISATTGTPIAAPGKYSVRLTLNGQSFTEPFEVLKDPAIKASNADLVESTAMQIRIRDAISTTSGVVNQLEITRKQIEDLLKQNRGKDEIEKPLMDLDTVLFGTELRLVTRQDLRSDDKYFADAYKVYMNLLWLGGAVGLGAGDEAGAADYKPRDVAYDILADQLQQLADAQAAFDKHIAVDVPAFNKTMAGKIPAIRISK, from the coding sequence GTGACCATGTCCGTCGCCATGTTCGCGATCCCGATTACGTCGTCATTCGATACGGCCCCGGCTGTGAATGCCGCCGCACCTGAAGACGGTGAGATGTTTCAAGGACGCGGTGGCGGAGGCGGCGGCGCGCAGATTCAGGCGGTGGACCCGCTGAAGTTCCGCTACATGGGACCGGCGCCGGCAGGCCGCATTGCCTCAGTCGTGGGTGTGCCGGGTGACCCCACCACGTACTATCTTGGCAACGCGTCAGGTGGCATCTGGAAGTCCACAGACAGCGGCGCCACCTTCGTGCCTGTGTTCGACGACATGCCGGTGCAGGCCATCGGCGCACTGGCACTGTCATCCTCCGATCACAATCAGGTGTGGGCCGGCACGGGCGAAGGCTGGGTGATTCGTCCCAGTGACGTCATGGGCGACGGCGTCTACAAGTCGATTGACGCGGGTGCGACGTGGACGCACATGGGACTGAAAGATACGGGGCGCATTGGCCGTGTCATCGTGCACCCCACGGATCCCAACATCGTGTACGTCTGCGCGGTGGGGCGCGCGACCGGCCCACAGCAGGAGCGGGGCGTCTTCAAGACGGTTGATGGCGGCAAGTCCTGGACGCATTCATTGTTCGTGAACCAGGACACGGGATGCTCCGGCCTGTCCATGGATGCGAAGAACCCGAACATCCTCATTGCGGGAAGCTGGCAGCTGGTGCAGCGCACCTGGCAGCAGTACAGCGGCGGGCCCGGCAGCGCGGTCTACATCACCAAAGATGCTGGCGCCACCTGGAAGAAGGTTGAGAACGGCATGCCGCGCTCGCCGGTGGGCAAGATCGACGTCGCGATTGCGCCGTCGGATTCCAATCGCATGTATGCCCTGATCCAGACGGCCGACCAGGGTTCGCTCTGGCGGTCTGACGACGGAGGCACGTCGTTCAAGGTGGTGAGCTGGGACCGGTCGCTCATCGGCCGCGCGGGCTATTACATCCGCCTTGGCGTGAATCCACAGAATCCAGACGATGTCATCGTCATGAACAGCGGGTTTCACCGGTCGAGTGACGGTGGAAAGCTGTTCCCCGGCAGCGGTGGCTGCGGCGACTGCCACGATGTCTGGTTCGATCCCACTGACGGCACACGCTATGTGCTGACCGACGATGGCGGGGCCACGATCTTCACGTCCGCCGGCTCTCGCGGCGTGCGATTGCCAAATGGCCAGATGTATCACGTGGCCGTAGACAACCGCGTGCCCTACTGGATCTACAGCAACCGGCAGGACGACGGCACCATGCGTGGGCCGAGCACGAGTCCGGAGCAGACGGGCAATGGCCGACTCGGCGGTCCGGAGCCTGTGGCACCGGCAGCGGCACCGGGTCGCGGCGGTGGTGGTGGCGGGGGGCGTGGCGGTCGCGCGGGAGGACCGGCGTGGGACACGTATCTGGGTGGATGCGAGTCTGGCTTCACGCAACCGCAGCCCGACAACGCCGACATCGTCTGGGGTTCCTGCTACGGCAACAAGCTGACGCGGTTTGATGCGCGTCAGGGCACGGCGCGATCGGTCTCGCCGAGCATGATCACGTTCGACTCGGCGCCGAACCTCTCGAAGCATCGGTGCCACTGGACGGCCCCGGTCGCGTTCGACCAGTTTGAGCCGACCACGGTGTACTACGGGTGCGAAGTCATCTTCAAGACCAGCAACGAAGGGCAGAGCTGGGTGGAAATCAGCCCCGACTTGTCCACACGCGATCCGCGGCTGATCGTCGCGTCCGGCGGTGTGGTGCAGGACAACCTTGGGCAGTACGCCGGCGCCACGGTGTATGCCATCGCGTCATCGCCTCGTGAGCGCGGCCTGCTCTGGGCCGGTACCAATGACGGCAAGGTCTGGTACACGCGCAACGGTGGCGGCAACTGGGTCGATGTGAGCGCGAACCTGAAAGGGATGCCGGACCTCGGCACGATCACGCAGATCTGGCCCTCCACGTTTGATGCGGCCACGGCGATTGTGACGGTGGACGGACACGTCAATGACAACCGTCGCCCCTACATCTTCAAGACCACCGACTACGGTGCCACGTGGTCTTCGGTCGTGGGCGATCTGCCCACGGGGCATCCGCTCGACTACGTGTTGTCCACGATCGAAAACTCGAACCGCCCCGGGATGCTTTTTGCCGGCACCGGTCGCGCGTTTTATTACTCGATGGACAACGGCGCGCATTGGACGCGGTTCAAGGAAGGCCTGCCGGCATCGCCTGTGACCTGGGTGGTGTATGAGCCGAGGTACCACGATGTGGTGCTTTCCACGTATGGCCGGGGCCTGTACATCCTGCCGGACATCACCGTGCTTGAGCAGACGGGCCAGCCCACCGCGCCCCCGGCCACAAAGCTCTTCACGCCGCGCGCCGGGTTCCGCCAGGCGCGGGCGGGATCGGCAGACTTCACCTTCTCGCTGGCTGCGGCCCCGACAGGGCCGGTCAAAATGGAGATTCTCAACAGCGTCGGTGAAGTCATCCGGACGCAGTCCATTGCCGGTGGCCGCGCGGGGCTGAACCGCGTGTCGTGGAACCTGCAGTACGAGCCCGCGAAAATGGTGGAGATCCGCACCACGCCGCGAGAGAACCAGTACATCTGGGAAGAGCCCGACTTCTCTGGCAAGGAAGTGCGCATGGTCATGCACTGGGGAATCAGTGCCACCACCGGCACGCCCATCGCTGCACCTGGAAAGTACTCCGTGCGGTTGACGCTGAACGGCCAGTCGTTTACCGAGCCTTTTGAAGTGTTGAAGGACCCCGCGATCAAGGCGTCGAATGCCGATCTGGTGGAATCCACCGCCATGCAGATTCGCATCCGCGACGCGATCTCCACTACGTCGGGTGTGGTGAATCAGCTCGAGATCACGCGAAAGCAGATTGAAGATCTGCTCAAACAGAATCGCGGCAAGGACGAGATCGAGAAGCCCCTGATGGATCTCGATACCGTGCTCTTCGGCACCGAGCTTCGCCTGGTGACCCGCCAGGACCTTCGCAGCGACGACAAATACTTCGCCGACGCGTACAAGGTCTACATGAACTTGCTCTGGCTCGGTGGGGCTGTTGGCCTCGGCGCCGGCGACGAGGCGGGCGCGGCAGACTACAAACCGCGTGATGTGGCGTACGACATCCTGGCCGATCAACTGCAGCAACTGGCCGATGCGCAGGCTGCGTTCGACAAGCACATCGCGGTGGACGTGCCGGCGTTTAACAAGACGATGGCGGGCAAGATCCCCGCGATTCGGATTTCGAAGTAG
- a CDS encoding winged helix-turn-helix domain-containing protein, with amino-acid sequence MSLPGHGLYDFGPYRLDAVKRVLLREGAMVPLPPKAVEVLLVLVESAGQLVEKSELLARVWPDTFVEEGNLAVNIFTLRKALGAADDEGEYIRTVPRRGYTFVAEVTTGAVQVPAAASVPAQVAQTPSPPPAHTLPAVRRARPISPMAGALLAVVLGLLTLSYVPTTRYGTVVVPGEAQALAVLPFASPGAEAGDEYLGPGLAAAVAGRLLYLQQVIVRPLSSTVKYGDITQDPLEAGRALQVDAVLHGTLRRTGDSIQIGATLVRVADGTRLWDWSSTTTLPEMALAQGVIADNVARILEPTATEAERAAVTRTPAATPEAYAAYLRARSSASQMTARDVEQAVVDFTRATDLSPDYADAFAGLSAYLTLPLNIAGTAEKYARGEAAAHRALALNDTLAEPHTVLGRVAVVRSWDWPAAEREFKAAITRAPYDAEPHFWYSLLLSANGRHDAAISEIRFALEVDPSSPRLNLYYGMLLLMARRYDDAIAQLRKSPIEMGVTSQQVYLAMALAQARKGRFDQALTTLDRGTGRTQTAIQAAAYRVYILSMANRRAEAEPLLAQLTGTDPVRPAHTIIAGALACGGRMDDAIARLERAIEERDSRVIFMAVDPILDCARPDPRFTALVARMGLDPRR; translated from the coding sequence ATGTCCTTGCCCGGCCACGGTTTATACGATTTCGGCCCCTACCGGCTTGATGCCGTCAAGCGGGTGCTCCTGCGTGAGGGCGCGATGGTGCCGCTGCCACCCAAGGCCGTTGAGGTCCTGCTGGTGCTGGTCGAGTCGGCGGGCCAGCTCGTGGAAAAGAGCGAGTTGCTGGCGCGAGTGTGGCCCGACACCTTCGTCGAAGAGGGCAACCTCGCCGTCAACATCTTCACGTTGCGCAAAGCGCTGGGCGCGGCCGACGATGAGGGCGAATACATCCGGACTGTCCCGCGTCGCGGCTACACCTTTGTGGCCGAGGTGACGACCGGCGCAGTCCAGGTCCCAGCCGCCGCATCAGTTCCCGCTCAGGTTGCTCAGACTCCGAGCCCGCCGCCCGCACACACTCTGCCAGCTGTCAGGCGCGCCCGGCCCATCAGCCCGATGGCAGGAGCGCTCCTCGCTGTTGTGCTTGGACTTCTGACGTTGTCGTACGTGCCAACCACGCGCTACGGAACCGTGGTGGTTCCTGGAGAAGCACAGGCTCTGGCCGTCCTGCCTTTCGCATCGCCTGGCGCCGAGGCCGGAGACGAATACCTCGGACCGGGACTTGCCGCCGCGGTCGCGGGTCGCCTTCTCTACCTCCAACAGGTCATCGTCCGCCCCTTGTCTTCGACCGTGAAGTACGGCGATATCACCCAAGACCCGCTCGAGGCGGGGCGCGCGCTCCAGGTGGACGCGGTGCTGCATGGCACACTGCGGCGCACGGGCGACAGCATCCAGATCGGCGCCACCCTCGTGAGGGTGGCGGACGGCACGCGGCTGTGGGACTGGTCCTCCACCACGACCCTGCCCGAAATGGCTCTGGCCCAAGGCGTGATTGCCGACAATGTGGCGCGCATCCTGGAACCCACCGCGACAGAAGCCGAGCGAGCGGCCGTGACGCGCACTCCCGCGGCGACGCCCGAGGCCTACGCCGCGTATCTGCGTGCGCGCAGTTCGGCCAGCCAGATGACGGCCCGTGATGTGGAGCAGGCGGTGGTGGACTTCACGCGGGCCACCGACCTCTCACCCGACTATGCCGATGCCTTTGCCGGTCTTTCGGCGTACCTCACGCTGCCGCTCAACATCGCCGGCACCGCCGAGAAGTACGCTCGTGGCGAAGCGGCCGCCCATCGCGCGCTCGCGCTCAACGACACGCTGGCTGAACCCCACACGGTGCTTGGCCGTGTCGCGGTCGTCCGCAGTTGGGACTGGCCGGCCGCCGAGCGCGAGTTCAAAGCGGCCATCACCCGCGCGCCGTACGATGCCGAGCCGCACTTCTGGTACTCGCTGTTGCTCAGCGCCAACGGCCGGCACGATGCCGCCATCTCGGAGATTCGGTTCGCCCTTGAGGTGGACCCGTCGTCTCCACGCCTGAACCTCTACTACGGTATGTTGCTGCTCATGGCGCGGCGGTACGACGATGCCATCGCGCAGTTGCGTAAGTCGCCGATTGAGATGGGTGTGACGAGCCAGCAGGTGTATCTGGCCATGGCGCTCGCACAGGCCCGCAAGGGGCGCTTTGACCAGGCGCTGACGACGCTGGACCGAGGCACAGGACGAACACAGACCGCCATTCAAGCTGCCGCGTACCGTGTCTATATCCTCTCGATGGCCAACCGCCGGGCGGAGGCGGAGCCGTTGCTGGCGCAACTGACCGGCACCGATCCCGTGCGCCCGGCCCACACCATCATCGCCGGCGCCCTGGCGTGCGGCGGACGTATGGACGACGCGATCGCCCGGCTTGAGCGCGCGATCGAGGAACGCGATTCACGGGTCATCTTCATGGCCGTGGATCCGATCCTCGACTGCGCACGGCCCGATCCGCGCTTCACCGCACTGGTGGCACGGATGGGCCTCGATCCTCGGCGGTGA
- a CDS encoding molybdopterin-dependent oxidoreductase gives MGAKYTRLTQPLVREHGKLREASWDEALDRAADGFRRVTSAHGPWSFGMFSCSKASNEVNYLAQKFTRGVLGSNNIDSCNRTUHAPSVVGLTTVFGAGGGTSAYREIEETDLIVLWGSNARETHPIFFHHLLKGKQGGARMFAIDPRRTSSVAWADVWMGLEVGSDVALANTIGREIIAAGLCNTAFIERATSGFEAYKAAVEIYTLEHGEKVTGVKAEDIRDLAHSYARADRAQICWTLGITEHHNAVDNVFAIINLSLLTGHVGRWGSGLVPLRGQNNVQGGGDMGAIPNKFVGGQDVEDPVLRAMFEKEYGSTIPDKKGWHLSQMFEAMEHGELKTVFVLGENPMQSEADAKRTRRLLEGLEHLVVQDIFLTKTAEVADVVLPAAASWCESEGTVTSSERRVQRVRKALEPPGQAKDDIDILTALAKRLGRDWGAPTAAEVWEEVRRLSPWHGGMSYERLEQLNGLQWPCPTDDHPGSPTLHMRLWDEPLSGPRAPFQVVHHSPPVDVLTEEFPLRLTTGRRLESFNTGVMTGGYTSPLRHGERIELSPEDAERLQMTAGEVVRIVSRRGSVEAQVKIDPGLRPGLTFMTLHFPDEVETNILTIDAVDPKSGTAEFKAAAVRVEKIVPVQAPEPVGAGAAGGKR, from the coding sequence ATGGGAGCAAAATACACGCGACTGACGCAGCCGCTCGTGCGTGAGCACGGCAAGTTGCGCGAAGCCTCATGGGACGAAGCGCTGGACCGCGCGGCGGATGGATTCCGCCGTGTCACCAGTGCGCACGGACCGTGGAGCTTCGGGATGTTCAGTTGTTCCAAGGCCTCAAACGAAGTGAACTATCTGGCGCAGAAGTTCACCCGCGGGGTCCTGGGCAGCAACAACATCGACAGTTGCAACAGAACTTGACACGCCCCCAGCGTCGTCGGTCTGACGACGGTGTTCGGGGCGGGTGGCGGCACGAGCGCATACCGGGAGATCGAGGAGACAGACCTCATCGTGCTCTGGGGATCCAACGCTCGTGAGACGCACCCGATCTTCTTCCACCATCTCTTGAAGGGGAAGCAGGGCGGGGCGCGGATGTTCGCCATCGATCCGCGACGGACCAGTTCCGTCGCGTGGGCCGACGTGTGGATGGGCCTTGAAGTGGGATCGGACGTGGCACTGGCGAATACGATCGGGCGCGAAATCATCGCAGCCGGGTTGTGCAACACCGCGTTCATCGAGCGGGCGACGTCAGGGTTCGAGGCCTACAAGGCCGCCGTCGAGATCTACACGCTGGAGCACGGCGAGAAGGTGACCGGCGTGAAGGCGGAAGACATTCGTGATCTGGCCCATTCGTATGCGCGGGCGGATCGCGCCCAGATTTGCTGGACGCTGGGGATTACCGAACATCACAACGCCGTGGACAACGTGTTTGCCATCATCAACCTGTCGCTCCTGACCGGCCACGTCGGCCGGTGGGGGTCGGGACTTGTCCCCCTGCGCGGCCAGAACAATGTGCAGGGCGGCGGCGACATGGGCGCCATCCCGAACAAGTTCGTCGGCGGTCAGGACGTGGAAGACCCGGTGCTGCGCGCGATGTTCGAGAAGGAATACGGCAGCACGATCCCCGACAAGAAGGGCTGGCACCTGAGCCAGATGTTCGAGGCGATGGAGCACGGCGAGCTGAAGACGGTGTTCGTGCTGGGTGAAAACCCGATGCAGTCGGAGGCCGACGCGAAGCGGACGCGACGGCTGCTCGAAGGCCTGGAGCACCTGGTGGTGCAGGACATTTTCCTGACGAAAACCGCCGAGGTGGCGGATGTCGTGTTGCCGGCGGCCGCGTCGTGGTGCGAGTCGGAAGGCACGGTCACCAGTAGCGAGCGTCGCGTGCAGCGGGTGCGCAAGGCCCTTGAGCCACCGGGGCAGGCGAAGGACGACATCGACATCCTGACGGCGCTGGCGAAGCGGCTCGGGAGGGATTGGGGCGCGCCGACGGCTGCCGAGGTGTGGGAAGAAGTTCGACGGCTGTCGCCTTGGCACGGAGGCATGAGTTACGAACGCCTTGAGCAGCTCAACGGGCTGCAGTGGCCCTGCCCGACTGACGATCACCCCGGCAGCCCGACGTTGCACATGCGGTTATGGGACGAGCCGCTCTCCGGTCCTCGCGCGCCCTTCCAGGTGGTGCATCACTCGCCGCCCGTGGACGTGCTCACCGAAGAGTTCCCGCTGCGGCTGACCACCGGGCGCAGGCTGGAGTCATTCAATACGGGCGTGATGACGGGCGGCTACACATCGCCGCTGCGGCACGGCGAACGCATAGAGCTTTCGCCCGAAGACGCCGAGCGCCTGCAGATGACCGCAGGGGAAGTGGTGCGGATTGTCTCTCGACGTGGCTCTGTGGAAGCACAGGTAAAGATCGATCCGGGTCTGCGGCCGGGGCTGACGTTCATGACGCTGCACTTCCCGGACGAGGTGGAAACGAACATCCTCACCATTGACGCGGTGGATCCGAAGTCGGGCACCGCCGAGTTCAAAGCGGCGGCCGTGCGGGTGGAGAAGATCGTGCCCGTGCAGGCGCCCGAGCCAGTCGGCGCCGGCGCCGCCGGAGGGAAACGCTGA
- a CDS encoding NAD(P)H-dependent oxidoreductase subunit E: MDLHLIPGAVASIGEREAIDAAIGSAAAARHLLLPALHATQARVGWISPGALNHICSRLSVPPAEAFGVASFYAMFATKRRAPRTVHVCDDIACRIKGAEGLCRSLEQKFGAPGQDANGLNGAATWVRSPCLGLCEQAPAALVQRAGDARGDEAMAHVTFEDVVWAVETGAARAAQQTIAPQTEEPRDPALRLLRRVGVADPSSLDDYRAHGGYVALRKALALGPERVLREVNDSKLLGRGGAAFPTGRKWEAVARNPARPHYLVCNADESEPGTFKDRVIMEEDPFALVEAMTIAGYATGCEQGYLYIRGEYPKATARLQHAITQARARGWLGDNIMGEGVRFDIELRRGAGAYICGEETSLFNSLEGLRGEPRNKPPFPVNVGLFGKPTVVNNVETFANVLDVLAYGGPTFAASGTPGSAGTKLFCVSGCVTRPGLYEAPFGMSLRDVIALAGGVADGRALKAVLLGGAAGVFVTPDELDMPLTFEGTRAANATLGSGVIMLFDDRVDLGDILIRIASFFRDESCGQCVPCRIGTIRQEEALHRLVAARTKGADAAGREVGLINDLAMVMRDASICGLGQTAASAVQSALQKFDVGAH, from the coding sequence GTGGATTTGCACCTGATTCCTGGGGCCGTCGCGTCGATTGGCGAACGGGAGGCGATTGACGCGGCCATAGGGTCGGCGGCTGCGGCCAGGCATCTGCTGCTGCCGGCCCTGCACGCAACCCAGGCCCGCGTGGGCTGGATCAGCCCGGGCGCACTCAATCACATCTGCTCTCGACTTTCGGTGCCGCCGGCCGAAGCGTTCGGCGTCGCGTCGTTCTACGCGATGTTCGCGACGAAGCGGCGCGCGCCGCGGACGGTGCATGTGTGCGACGACATCGCGTGCCGCATCAAAGGCGCCGAGGGTCTCTGCCGATCGCTTGAACAGAAGTTCGGCGCGCCGGGACAGGATGCCAACGGCCTGAATGGAGCCGCCACCTGGGTGCGCAGCCCCTGTCTCGGTCTTTGCGAACAGGCCCCCGCCGCGCTGGTGCAACGCGCGGGTGATGCGCGGGGCGACGAGGCGATGGCGCACGTGACTTTTGAGGATGTGGTGTGGGCCGTCGAGACCGGCGCCGCCCGGGCGGCGCAACAGACCATCGCGCCGCAGACCGAGGAGCCGCGCGACCCCGCGTTGCGCCTGCTTCGACGCGTCGGCGTAGCTGACCCATCAAGCCTCGACGACTACCGCGCGCACGGAGGGTATGTCGCGCTGCGGAAGGCGCTGGCCCTTGGGCCCGAGCGCGTCTTGCGGGAAGTGAACGATTCGAAACTGCTGGGCCGTGGCGGCGCGGCGTTTCCCACGGGTCGCAAGTGGGAAGCGGTCGCGCGCAATCCCGCGCGGCCGCACTACCTGGTCTGCAACGCCGACGAATCGGAGCCGGGCACGTTCAAGGACCGCGTGATCATGGAGGAAGACCCATTTGCGTTGGTCGAAGCCATGACCATCGCGGGATACGCCACCGGCTGCGAGCAGGGCTACCTCTACATTCGCGGTGAGTATCCGAAGGCCACCGCACGGCTGCAACATGCGATCACGCAGGCCCGGGCCCGGGGGTGGCTCGGCGACAACATCATGGGCGAAGGCGTGCGGTTCGACATCGAACTGCGCCGCGGTGCCGGCGCCTACATCTGCGGCGAGGAAACGTCGCTGTTCAATTCCCTGGAAGGCCTGCGCGGCGAGCCACGTAACAAGCCGCCCTTCCCTGTGAACGTCGGCCTCTTCGGCAAACCGACTGTGGTCAACAACGTCGAGACGTTTGCGAACGTGCTCGACGTGCTGGCGTATGGCGGGCCCACGTTTGCTGCGTCGGGCACGCCGGGCTCCGCGGGCACCAAGCTGTTCTGTGTCTCCGGGTGCGTCACCCGCCCAGGCCTCTACGAAGCGCCGTTCGGCATGTCGCTGCGCGACGTCATCGCGCTCGCCGGCGGTGTCGCCGACGGGCGCGCCCTCAAGGCCGTGTTGCTCGGCGGCGCCGCGGGTGTGTTTGTCACGCCGGACGAACTGGACATGCCGCTGACGTTCGAGGGCACGCGCGCGGCCAACGCCACATTGGGGTCTGGCGTCATCATGCTGTTCGACGACCGCGTGGACCTGGGAGACATTCTCATCCGCATCGCCTCGTTCTTCCGCGACGAATCGTGCGGCCAATGTGTGCCGTGCCGCATCGGCACCATTCGCCAGGAAGAAGCGCTGCATCGTCTCGTGGCTGCGCGCACGAAGGGCGCAGATGCCGCGGGCCGCGAAGTCGGCCTCATCAATGACCTGGCGATGGTCATGCGCGATGCGTCCATCTGCGGCCTCGGGCAAACAGCCGCCAGCGCCGTGCAGAGTGCGCTGCAGAAATTCGATGTGGGAGCCCACTGA